CGCGTTCACCGACCTCGAGACCGGCGACGACGCCCGCATGATCCCCGACTTCGTGAAGCTGGGGGAGGCGTACGGCTGCCTCGCCATCCGCGTCACGAGGGAGGACCAGATCGACGACGCGATCCGACTCGCGCTCGAGACGAACGACCGACCCGTCGTCATCGACTTCATCGTGTCGAAGGATGCGATGGTGTGGCCGATGGTGCCGCAGGGCGTCTCGAACTCGTTCGTGCAGTACGCCAAGGACCACAGCCCGGAGTGGGGTGACGAGTGATGACGACCCACGTGCTCTCCCTCCTCGTGGAGGACAAGCCCGGACTGCTGACGCGCGTCGCCGGGCTCTTCGCCCGACGCGGCTTCAACATCGACTCGCTCGCGGTCGGCAAGACCGAGATCCCGGGGCTCTCGCGCATCACGGTCGTCGTGGACGTCGACGAGCTGCCGCTCGAGCAGGTCACGAAGCAGCTGAACAAGCTCATCAACGTCGTGAAGATCGTCGAGCTCGAGCCCGCGGGCTCGGTGCAGCGCGAGCACATGCTCATCAAGGTGAAGGTCGACCACTCGACCCGCTCGCAGATCCTCGAGGCCACGAACCTCTTCCGCGCCCGCGTCGTCGACGTGACGACAGATGCGCTCGTGATCGAGGTCACCGGCGACTCCGCGAAGTGCCAGGCGCTGCTGCGCCTGCTCGAGCCGTACGGCATCAAGGAGATCGCCCAGTCGGGCCTCCTCGCCATCGGCCGCGGCGGCAAGTCCATCTCGGAGCGCGTGCTGCGCGCCTGAGCGCCGCCCGCATCCATCCAGACCATCCAGAACCAGAACACATCAAGGAGCGATCCCCCATGACCGAGGTCATCTACGACGACAAGGCCGACCTGGGCCTCATCCAGGGCAAGAAGGTCGCCGTCATCGGCTACGGCTCGCAGGGCCACGCCCACGCGCAGAACCTGCGCGACTCGGGCGTCGACGTGCGCATCGGCCTCAAGGAGGACTCGAAGTCGCGTCCCAAGGCGACCGAGGCCGGCTTCACCGTCGGCACGAACCGCGAGGTCGCCGAGTGGGCCGACGTCATCGTCATCCTCGCGCCCGACCAGCACCAGCGCGGCATCTACGCCGACGACATCGCCCCCGTGCTGACCGAGGGCAAGACGCTGCTCTTCAGCCACGGCTTCAACATCCGCTTCGACTACATCCAGGCGCCCGAGGGCGTCGACGTCGTGCTCGTCGCCCCCAAGGGTCCGGGTCACACCGTGCGTCGCGAGTACGAGGCCGGCCGTGGCGTGCCCGTGATCGTGGCCGTCGAGGTCGACGCGACCGGCACCGCGTGGGACCTCGCATGGTCGTACGCCAAGGCGATCGGCGGCCTGCGCGCCGGCGGCATCAAGACGACGTTCACCGAGGAGACCGAGACCGACCTGTTCGGCGAGCAGGCCGTGCTCTGCGGTGGCACCTCGCAGCTCGTGCAGTACGGCTTCGAGACGCTCATCGAGGCCGGCTACCAGCCCGAGATCGCCTACTTCGAGGTGCTCCACGAGCTGAAGCTCATCGTCGACCTCATGTGGGAGGGCGGCATCGCCAAGCAGCGCTGGTCGATCTCCGACACGGCCGAGTACGGCGACTACGTCTCGGGCCCCCGCGTCATCAGCCCCGACGTGAAGACGAACATGCAGGCCGTGCTCGCCGACATCCAGTCGGGCGCGTTCGCGAAGCGCTTCATCGACGACCAGGACGCCGGTGCTCCCGAGTTCAACGCGCTGCGCGAGAAGCAGGCCGGCCACCCCATCGAGGCGACCGGCAAGCAGCTGCGCTCGCTCTTCGCGTGGGAGCAGCCGGACGCCGACTACACCGACGGCTCGGCGGCTCGCTGACGCTCGCGCTCACCTGAGAGCAACGATCTGAGGTTTTCGGCCCTTTCTGACATCAGAAAGGGCCGAAAACCTCATATCTGTGTGCGCGGCGGGGCGCGCGCGGTCAGCGGGCGAGGTGGGCGTCGACGAGGGCGGGGGAGAGCACGTGCTGGCGCACGAGGATCGCCGCGCCTCGGGCACCCGCGAGGGCGCCGCCCTGCGACTGCACGATCGACAGGTGCTGCGTCGCCAGCGGGATCGAGCGCCGGTAGACGACCTCGCGCACGCCCGCGAGCAGCTGCTCGCCCGCGCGGGCGATCGAGCCGCCCAGCACGATGACCGCGGGGTTGTGCAGGCTCACGACGAGCGCGAGCGCCTCGCCGAGCACGCGGCCGGCCTCGCGCGTGATGTCGAGCGCATCCGCATCCCCGGCGCGCAGCAGCGCCACGACGTGGTCGCTCGACGTCGCCGCGATGCCGCGCGCGACGAGCGCCTCGGCGATGGCCGTGCCGCTCGCGATCGCCTCGAGGTCGCGCTCGTCCTCGGGCGTGCGCAGCGGCGACGGGCTGTAGGGCACGCGGATGTGCCCGAGGTCGCCCGCAGCGCCGTCGGCGCCGCGCTGCAGCACGCCGCCCGCGATGATGCCGGCGCCGATGCCCGTCGCGACCTTCACGTACACCAGGTCGTCGTGGCGGCCGCCGCTCGCGGCATGCTCGCCGAGGGCGAGGATGTTCACGTCGTTGTCGACGAGCACGGGCACGGGGAACGCGCGCTGCACGTGCGCGGGGATGTCGAAGCGATCCCAGCCGGGCATGATCGGCGGGTTCACGGGTCGGCCGGTGGCGTGCTCGACGGGGCCGGGCACGCCGATGCCGACGCCGACCACGTGGCTCGCGTCGCGGCCGGCGGTCTCGAGCAGCGTGCGCGCGTGCGAGCAGGCGGCGTCGAGCGCCGCGACGGGGCCGTCGGCGATGTCGAGCGCGAGCGACACGGAGGCGACGGCCGTCGCCGAGAGGTCGGTGATGGCGATGTTCGCGTGCCGGGCGCCGAAGTCGAACGCCACGATCGTGCCGCCGGAGGGGTCGAACGCGAGCATCGACGGCGGACGTCCGCCCGTGGACGTCGTGGCGCCGGCGGCGCGCAGCAGGCCGGCGGCGGCGAGGGCGTCGATGCGCGCCGCGACCGTCGCGCGGCCGAGGCCCGTGGCCTCGACGAGCTCGGCACGCGTGCGGGCGCGGCCGTCGAGGAAGTGCTGCAGCAGCACGCCCGCGCTCGTCGGATGCGGGGGGATCGCCAGCGACATCCGGCCTCCTCGCCTGGCGTCGCAGGGATGCGACGGGCTTCCACGCTACTGCACGCGACTTGAGTCCGCTTCATGTTCGACTTTTGCTTGGTGAGCAGCAGAAGTGGTGCTACGTTCATCCCGAACCCGGAGCAATCTCGATGAGGAGACCCGAGCCGATGAGCGACATCGCACTGCAGCTGTACTCGATCCGCGAGCGCATCGAGAGCGACGGGCTCGCCCCGTCGCTCGCGCACGCCGCATCCGCGGGCTTCGACCGCATCGAGCTCTACAACCTCATGGGGTGGGCCGAGGAGCTGCGCACCGAGCTGCCCGCCAACGGCCTCACGGCGACCACGGCCCACGCCCGCCTGCTGGGCGAGGACCAGTCGGCGATCTTCGCCACGGCGGCTTCGCTCGGCGTCGAGACGATCATCGACCCGTACACCGACCCCGCGCTCTGGACGACGCGCGACGACGTGCTGCGCATCGCCGACCACCTCAACTCGTCGGCAGCCGGCGCGCGCGAGCACGGCCTCGCCCTCGGCTACCACAACCACGCGTGGGAGGCCGCGGCCCTCGGTGACACGACGGCCCTCGAGGTGCTCGCCGACGCGCTCGACCCCGAGGTCGTGCTCGAGGTCGACGCGTACTGGGCCGCCGTCGGCGGCGCCGACGTGCCCGCCCTGCTCACGGCCCTCGGCAGCCGCGTCGTCGCGCTGCACCTCAAGGACGCGCCGCTCGTCGACGGCGCCCTCTCGCAGGACCGCCACGACCAGCTGCCCGTGGGCGAGGGCGCCATCGAGTGGACGTCGATCCTCGACGCAGCCCCCACGGCACGCCTCCTCGTCGTCGAGTTCGACGAGTTCCGCGGCGACATCTACGACGGCGCAGCCACCAGCCTCGCCGGCATCCGCACGCTCACCACCGCGCGCTGACCAGACAGACCCATCACCACATCGTCGGCTCGCCGACACCCGCCCGCCCGGCTGCGTCGCCGGGAGGGATGCACGCACCACAGGACGAAGGAGTTCCGATGACGCGCATGAAGACCATCGCGGGGGCAGCAGCCGCCGCAGCCGTCGTACTCGCCGCGAGCGGCTGCTCGGCAGGCGGCGACGCCGGCGCCGAGGGCGGCTCGATCACCTGGTGGGCCACCCAGCAGACCGCCACGATCGGCGACTCCGAGGCGGCGTACCAGGCGGCGATCGACCGCTTCACCGACGAGACCGGCATCGAGGTCGAGTTCGAGGTCATCCCGTGGGCCGACCTCTACAACCGCATCCTCACCGCCGTCTCCTCGGGCACGGGTCCCGACGTGCTGAACATCGGCACGACGTGGACGGGCTCGCTGCACGACACGGGGGCGCTCTCGACGATCGAGGGCGAGTCGCTCGACTGGCTCGGCGGCTCCGACCGCTTCGTGCCCGCCGTCTACGAGGCCGCGCAGGTGCCCGGCGAGACGCAGGATGCCGTGCCGTTCCTCTCGAACGTGTACTCGCTGTACTACAACCCCACCCTCTTCGCCGCGGCCGGCATCACCGAGCCGCCCGCGACGTGGGAGGAGTTCGTCGAGGTCGGCCAGCAGCTCACCGTCGACACCGACGGCGACGGCGCGATCGACCAGTGGGGCTACTCGGGCGCCGCGGCGAACGTGCAGCAGAACGCGCACATGGCCTTCATCCTCGGCCAGCAGTTCGGCGGCGACTTCGTCGATGACGAGGGCGAGTCGACGCTCGACAGCGACGAGCAGGTCGAGGCCGTCGAGGCCTACGTCGGACTCATGACCGACTCGCAGATCATGGCACCGTCGAACGCCGAGATCGACCTCGGCGCCGACGCCGTCGACCAGTTCATCAACGGCGACGCTGCGATGATCCTGCAGCAGAACCCCATCGAGCAGTTCACGTCGCGCGACTTCGCCGACTGGGCCATCGCACCCACGCCCGTGCTGTCGGACGGCGAGGACGTGGAGTCGATGATCGCCGGCACGAACATCACGGTGCTCGTCGACTCGCCCAACCAGGAGCAGGCGTTCCAGTTCGTCGAGCACATGACGAGCGTCGAGGAGCAGGCCGAGCTCGCCTCCGCCTTCGGCCTCCTGCCCGTCGTCACCGACGCGTACGACGAGCCGCTGCTCGCCGACTCGGGCGACACGACCCTCGAGGTGCGCCGCGACGCACAGGCCAACGCCTCCGCCCCGTTCCCGCTCGTCGGCAACATCGGCGAGATCGAGGCAGCCGTCGGCAACGCCGTGCGCGAGTCGTTCCAGGCGTACGCGACCGGCGGCGACGCCGACGTCGCCGGCCGCCTGGCCGCCGCCAACGGGCAGGTCCGCTGACACCACCCCGCCGGGGCCGGCGCGCGAGCGCCGGCCCCGACCGGGAGGTCCGCACCATGACCACCACCGCCACCCGCCCCGACACCGCGGCGCCCTCCCCGGCACCCGCGAAGTCGCAGCTGCCGCGCCGCGGCACCCAGCAGCGCAAGGACCGCAGGCTCGCGTACCTGCTGATCCTCCCCGCCGTGCTGCTCGAGCTGCTCATCCACATCATCCCGATGGTCCTGGGCGTGTGGATCGCCTTCATCGAGCTCGACCAGCGCTCCCTGCGCAACTGGCTGCAGGCGCCGTTCATCGGCCTCGACAACTTCATCCGCGGCCTCGACCCCACGAGCGCCATCGGCTCCGAGTTCCTCGGCTCCGTCGGCCGCACCGCGTTCTACGTCGTGCTGACGCTCGGCGTCTCGTGGGTGCTCGCCATGGCCGCCGCCGTGTTCCTCACGTCGAGCTTCAAGGGCCGCGGCCTGCTGCGCACGCTCTTCCTCGTGCCCTACGCCATCCCCACGTACGTCGGCACCCTCGCCTGGGGCTTCATGCTCAACCAGCAGGACGGCGTCGTGAACCAGGTGATCGTCGACGTGCTCGGCCTCACGAACGACCGGCCGTACTGGCTCATCGGCGACAACTCGTTCATCTCGCTCGTCGTCGTCTCGATCTGGTCGATGTGGCCGTTCGCGTTCCTCATGCTGCTCGCGGCGCTGCAGAACGTGCCGACCGAGGTCTACGAGGCCGCGTCGCTCGACGGCGCCTCGAACTGGAAGCAGTTCTGGACGATCACGCTGCCGATGATCCGCCACGCCAACGCAGCCCTCGTGCTCATCCTCGGCCTGTGGCTCTTCAACCAGTTCAACATCCCGTACGTGCTGTTCGGGCCGCAGTCGCCCGGCCAGGCCCTGCTCATCTCGCCGCTGATCTACCAGAACTCGTTCCTGCTGTGGGACTTCGGCGCCGGCGGTGCCATGAGCTTCCTGCTGCTGCTCGCGCTGCTCGTCGTGTCGGTGTTCTACATCCGACTCGTGCTGCCGAAGGGAGGCGAGCTCGATGATTGAGACTCGCGGATTCAAGATCGCGCGGGCGATCACGCTCACGCTGCTGTCGATCTTCGTGCTCGTGCCGCTGTGGGTCATCGTGACGACGGCGTTCAAGCCGCTCTCCGACGTCTCGGGCACGTTCGTGTGGTTCCCGACGACGTGGACGATCCAGCCGTTCATCGACATGTGGTCGACCGTGCCTCTCGCGCGCTACTTCACGAACTCGCTCGTCGTCACCGTCGTCGCCACGGCGTTCTCGGTGATCGTGTCGATCCTCGCGTCGTACGCCCTCGCGAGGCTGTCCTTCCGCGCCAAGCGGCCCTTCAGCCTCGTGATCCTGTCGACGCAGATGTTCCCCGGCATCCTGTTCCTGCTGCCGCTGTTCCTGATCTTCACGCAGATCCAGCGCACGATCGGGCTGCAGCTCACCGGCAGCCTGCTCGGCATGATCGTCACCTACATGACGTTCACGCTGCCGTTCTCGATCTGGATGCTCACGGGCTACATGCGGGCGATCCCGCAGGCGCTCGAGGAGGCGGCGATGATCGACGGCACCGGCAGGCTCGGCGCCCTGTTCCGCGTCATCCTGCCCGTCGCACGGCCCGGCATCGTCGCGGTCGCGGTGTACTCGTTCATCACGGCGTGGGGCGAGGTGCTGTTCGCCGCGGTGCTCTCGAGCAACGCGACCCGCACCCTGCCCATCGGCCTCCAGGCGTACTCGTCGGAGTCCGACGTGCTCTGGAACCAGCTCATGGCGGCGTCGATCGTCGTCTCGATCCCCATCCTCGTCGGCTTCCTGCTCGTCCAGCGGCACCTCGTCGCCGGACTCTCGGCAGGAGCCGTCAAGTGACCGCAGAAGGAGGCAGCGTGGCGCTGCAGACCCCCGTCGGCATCGGCTTCATCGGTGCGGGCATGATCAGCGAGCAGTACCTCACGAACCTCGCGCAGTACCCCGACGTGCGCGTCGTCATCCTCGGCGACCTCGACGTCGACCGCGCGAGGGCGCAGGCCGACAAGCACGGCGTGCCCTTCGCGGGCACGCCCGCCGAGGTGCTCGCGCACCCCGACGTGCAGCTGATCGTGAACCTCACGATCCCGGCGGCGCACGTCGAGGTGTCGCTGCAGGCGCTCGAGGCCGGCAAGCACGTGTGGAGCGAGAAGCCCATCGGCGTCGACATCGCGTCGGCCCGCGGGCTGCTCGCGCGCGCCGACGAGCTCGGCCTGCGCGTGGGCATCGCGCCCGACACCGTGCTGGGCCAGGGCGTGCAGAGCGGCCTGCGGGCGATCGAGCGCGGCGTCATCGGCACGCCGATCGGTGCGACGACCGTCATGCAGTACGCGGGCCCCGACCTGTTCCACCCGAACCCGGAGTTCCTCTTCGCGCCCGGCGCGGGGCCCGTGTTCGACATGGGGCCGTACTACCTGACGACGCTCGTGAGCGCTCTCGGCGCCATCCGTCGCGTCTCGGCGGTCGGCCGCACGCCGCAGACGACCCGCACGATCAAGGTCGGCGACCGAGCGGGGGAGTCGTTCCCCGTCGACGTGCCCACGCACGTGCACGTCAACATCGAGCTCGAGCGCGGCGTCGCCCAGTCGACGTTCTCGTGGGACACCGCCTACCGTCGCGCGGGCATCGTCGAGATCTCGGGCTCCGAGGGCACGCTGCGCATCCCCGACCCCAACATGTTCGAGGGCGACCTCGAGGTCACGCGCGTCGGCGAGGACTTCCGCGCCGACTCCGCATGGGAGCCCGTCGAGGTCGAGGGCGCCGTCGGCGGCCGGGGCATCGGCATCGTCGACATGGTGCGCGCCATCCGCGAGGGCCGGCCGCACCGCGCGTCGGGCGAGCTCGCGCTGCACGTGCTCGAGGCGATGATCGCGATCGACGAGTCGATCCGCACGGGCCAGCCCGTCGCGCTCGACTCGTCGGTCGAGGCCATGGTGCCCGTCGAGACCGACTTCGACCCGACGGCTGCGCACGAGGCGGTGCGAGCGTGAGCAGCGCGCCGAGAGTCGGCATCCTCGGCGGCGGGTTCATGGCGCGCGTGCACGCGCACGCCGCCCGCTCGGCCCGCGCGGAGCTCGTCGCGATCGCGTCGTCGTCGGCGGCTCGTGCCGCCGACGCGGCCGCCGCGCTGGGCGTCGCGCAGGCGCTGCCGGATGCCGCATCCCTCGTGGCCGCCGACGTCGACGTCGTGCACGTGTGCACGCCGAACACGACGCACGCGTCGTACGCGGCGCAGGCCATCGCGGCCGGCCGCCACGTCGTGTGCGAGAAGCCGCTCGCGACGTCGGTCGACGAGGCGCAGGCGCTCGTGGACGCGCTCGACGAGGCCGGCCTCGTGGGCGCCGTGCCGTTCGTGTACCGCTACCACCCGATGGTGCGCGAGGCGCGAGCGCGCCTCGCGGCCTCGGGCGAGGCGCTGCTGTCGGTCGACGCCGCCTACCTGCAGGACTGGATGCTGCTGCCCGACGACGAGAACTGGCGCGCGGGCGCCGAGCTCGGCGGCCCGTCGCGGGCGTTCGCCGACATCGGCTCGCACCTGCTCGACCTCGTCGAGTTCGTCGCGGGTCAGCGCATCGTGTCGCTCTCGGCGACGACGCGCACGGTCTTCGACCAGCGCGGCGACGCGTCGGTCGCGAACGAGGACATCGCGGCCGTGCTCTTCCGCCTCTCGGGCGGCGCCGTGGGCACCGCGCTCGTGACGCAGATGGCGCCCGGACGCAAGAACGCCCTCACGATCGAGTGGCACGCGGCCGACGCGAGCTACCGCTTCGAGCAGGAGCGGCCCGACGAGCTGTGGATCGGCGAGCGGGCAGGGTCGCGGCTGCTGCAGCGCGATCCCGAGTCGCTCTCGCCCGACGCCGCGCGCCTGTCGCGCGTGCCCGGCGGCCACCCCATGGGCTACCAGGATGCGTTCGACGCGTTCGTCGCCGACGCGTACGCTGCCATCGCAGGCGCGGCGCCCGACGGGCTCCCCACCTTCCACGACGGCGTCCGCGCCGCCGTGCTCACGGACGCGGTGCTGCGGTCGGCGGCCTCCGGCGAGTGGATCGACACGACCGCACGAGCGCGACGGAGCGTGGCCGCATGACCGACGGATCCTTCCAGGCACGACACCCCGTGACCCTGTTCACGGGGCAGTGGGCCGACCTGCCGTTCGAGGAGGTCGCTCGCCTCGCCGCCGAGTGGGGCTACGACGGGCTCGAGATCGCCGCATCCGGCGACCACCTCGACCTCGCGCGCGCCGACGAGGACGACGCGTACGTGCAGTCGCGCCTCGACATCCTCGACCGGCACGGCCTGCAGGTCTTCGCGATCTCGAACCACCTCGCGGGCCAGGCGGTGTGCGACGACCCGATCGACTTCCGTCACCAGGCGATCCTGCGCGACTACGTCTGGGGCGACGGGGATGCGGAGGGCGTGCGCCAGCGCGCCGCGGAGGACATGCAGCGCTCGGCGCGCGTCGCGCGCAAGCTGGGCGTCGACACCGTCGTGGGCTTCACCGGCTCGTCGATCTGGCAGTACGTCGCGATGTTCCCGCCCGTGCCCGCCGACCGCATCGACGCCGGCTACGAGGACTTCGCGAAGCGCTGGAACCCCATCCTCGACGTGTTCGACGGCGAGGGCGTGCGGTTCGCGCACGAGGTGCACCCGAGCGAGATCGCGTACGACTACTGGACGAGCGTGCGCACGCTCGAGGCCATCGACCGCAGGAAGGCGTTCGGGTTCAACTGGGATCCGTCGCACATGCTGTGGCAGGGCGTCGACCCGGTCGCGTTCATCTGGGACTTCCAGGACCGCATCTTCCACGTCGACTGCAAGGACACGCGCCTGCGCCCCGCCAACGGCCGCGCGGGCATCCTCGGCTCGCACCTGCCGTGGGGCGACCCGCGCCGCGGCTGGGACTTCGTGTCGACGGGCCACGGCGACATGCACTGGGAGGACGCCTTCCGCGCCCTCTCGGCGATCGGCTACGACGGCCCCATCTCGATCGAGTGGGAGGACGCCGGCATGGACCGCCTGCACGGCGCGGCGGAGGCCGTGACGCGCATCCGCGAGCTGCTCTGGAAGCTGCCCACGGCATCCTTCGACGCGGCGTTCTCGAACCAGTAGGGCTCTGCACAGTTGAGGGTTTCGGCCCGATGCGACCTCGCATCGGGCCGAAACCCTCAACTACGTTGGGGCGTGGAGGACGAGACTGCCGAGGCGGTCATCGCGACGCGGTGGCTGTGGTTCGCCGAGGTCGAGGGCGACCTGCGCAGCCCGCGGTACGCCGACTGGGCGCGTGGGCTCGCGGGCGACGAGGACCTGCTCGCGAGGCTCGCACCGCTGACCCGCATCGAGCAGCAGCCGAACCTCGTGCTGTCGGCCATGCGCTTCGCGGGCGTCGACCCGCTGCTGCCGTGGACGTGGGCGCAGGCGGTCGTGCACGAGCGGTGGGATGCGATCGAGGCGTGCGTGCGCACCCGCCGCACGCAGACGAACGAGGCACGGCGCCTCGCGACGCTGCTGCCGGCGTTCGCGTCGCAGCCGCAGCCGCTCGCCATCGTCGAGGTCGGTGCATCCATGGGGCTCTGCCTGCAGCCCGGCCGCTGGTCGTACGCCTACGAGACCGCGGCGGGGGAGCGTGTGCTCGGCGACCCGGCCGCGCCACGGCTCGAGGCGCGCCTCGACGGAGCCGTGCCGCGCATGCCCGACATCGCTTGGTCGGCCGGCCTCGACATCCACCCGCTCTCGGCGGCGAGCGACGACGACGTGCGCTGGCTCGAGACGCTCATCTGGCCGATCGGCGACGGCGAGCCCAACGCCGAGCGGCTCGACCGCCTGCACGCGGCCGTGGCGATCGCGCGCGCGCACGGCCCGACGGTGCGCGACGGCGACCTGCTCGACGGCACGATGGCGCTCGTCGACGAGGCGCGCGACCGTGCGGCGACGACCGTCGTGTTCCACACCGCCGTGCTCGCCTACGTCGCCGCCGAGGGCCGCGCGGCGTTCGCCGAGACGATGCGCGGCAGCGATGCGACGTGGATCTCGAACGAGGGCCTCGGCGTGCTGCCCGAGGTCCGTGTACGGCTCGACGCCCTCGACGCGGGCCCGGGTGCCGCCGACTTCTGCATCGCGGTCGACGAGCAGCCGTTCGCGCTCGCCGACGCGCACGGCGGATGGGTGCGCCTGCTCGAGCGGTGAGCGGGCATAGCGCCGAGCGGTAGGGTTCCCGGGTGCCCGACGACGATCGCGATGCCCTCAGCTGGGACGGTGACGCCGACGACGAGACGCTCGTGACGAACGAGCCGGAGGCGCCCGCAACCACCGCCGCAGCGGCGAGCGCAGCTCCTGCGGCCGTCGCGATCGCCGCCGACCCCGCCCAGCGCATCCGGGCCGTCGCCGGCCTGCTCTTCCTGCTCATCGCCATCGCCGCGGCGGTCGGCTGGGTCGTCGTGATGCTCGAGAACCCCGCGCAGCAGCAGACGATCCTCGGTCTCGCGATGTACCAGCTCGGCGAGCTGCTCGCCGTGCTCGCGCCCATCGGCTGGTGGCTCGCCGCGCGCCGCCTGTCGACGCAGCCCGTGCCGTGGTGGATCGCCGGCGTCGTCGTGACGGCACCGTGGCCGCTGCTCGTGGGGGTGCTCGCATGACCGACCGCGCCGAGACGAACGAGCCCGAGGGGGCCGAGGTCGTGGAGCCCGAGACGCCCGTCGCCGACGACGTCGAGACGGATGTCGACGAGGTCGACGAGCCGAGGGATGCCGCGGACGAGCAGGCGGAGGACGACGAGTCGACCGAGCGCGTCGAGCGTCGCAGCGACGTCGTGATCGTGATGGCGGTCTTCGTCGTGCTGTTCGGCTACCAGCTGTACGCGGCGGTCTCGAACCTCATCGGGTTGCCCGAGGTGTACGCGGCCGCCGGCATCACCGATGCCGTGCCGTGGGCGATCCTCGTCGCCAACGTGGCCGCGCCGGCCGTGGCGTTCGCCGCAGCCTCCGCCGTCGCGCGCGGCCGCCGGCTCGCGGCCCGCGCGGGCATCCTGCTGCTCGGCTTCGGCGTGAGCGCGCAGCTGAGCCTGCTCTGCGAGGAGCTCGCGCGGCAGGCGGCGATCGCCGCCTTCTCGCACTAGGCGGGCCCGTGATCGCCGATGCCCTCGCCACCGTGCAGGAGTGGCACGCGGACGAGCGATGGGGACGCGTCGTGGTCGAATCCGGCGATGCGGTCTGGGTGCACTTCTCGGCGATCGAAGGCCGTGTCCTCGGTGCGCTGGAGGTCGGCGAGCAGGTGCGCGTCTGGTGCGAGCCCGGACTGCAGCAGGGCGAGCATCAGGCAGAGCGCGTCGTGCCGATGACGGGCTACGACCCGAATGCGACGAGGCCGACGCCGCCGAGCGAGGCCTACCGATCCAGCCTGACGATCGTCGACGACCCGGAGTAGGGCCGCCGTCCGGTGGCGCGCGAATCGCGCGTTGGCCGTTTCCTGAACGAGCCGAAGGATGGGCGATTCTTTCGCCGACGCCGTGACGCCGCGAGGTCGACCCGCCTGATCGACTGCTCGGTGGAGAGGCGAACACCGATGACGATGGATCTGCACGAGGCCGCACTGGCCTATCACCAGCACCCCAGGCCGGGGAAGATCAGCGTCGAGC
The sequence above is a segment of the Agrococcus jejuensis genome. Coding sequences within it:
- a CDS encoding Gfo/Idh/MocA family protein codes for the protein MALQTPVGIGFIGAGMISEQYLTNLAQYPDVRVVILGDLDVDRARAQADKHGVPFAGTPAEVLAHPDVQLIVNLTIPAAHVEVSLQALEAGKHVWSEKPIGVDIASARGLLARADELGLRVGIAPDTVLGQGVQSGLRAIERGVIGTPIGATTVMQYAGPDLFHPNPEFLFAPGAGPVFDMGPYYLTTLVSALGAIRRVSAVGRTPQTTRTIKVGDRAGESFPVDVPTHVHVNIELERGVAQSTFSWDTAYRRAGIVEISGSEGTLRIPDPNMFEGDLEVTRVGEDFRADSAWEPVEVEGAVGGRGIGIVDMVRAIREGRPHRASGELALHVLEAMIAIDESIRTGQPVALDSSVEAMVPVETDFDPTAAHEAVRA
- a CDS encoding Gfo/Idh/MocA family protein, which produces MSSAPRVGILGGGFMARVHAHAARSARAELVAIASSSAARAADAAAALGVAQALPDAASLVAADVDVVHVCTPNTTHASYAAQAIAAGRHVVCEKPLATSVDEAQALVDALDEAGLVGAVPFVYRYHPMVREARARLAASGEALLSVDAAYLQDWMLLPDDENWRAGAELGGPSRAFADIGSHLLDLVEFVAGQRIVSLSATTRTVFDQRGDASVANEDIAAVLFRLSGGAVGTALVTQMAPGRKNALTIEWHAADASYRFEQERPDELWIGERAGSRLLQRDPESLSPDAARLSRVPGGHPMGYQDAFDAFVADAYAAIAGAAPDGLPTFHDGVRAAVLTDAVLRSAASGEWIDTTARARRSVAA
- a CDS encoding sugar phosphate isomerase/epimerase family protein, which translates into the protein MTDGSFQARHPVTLFTGQWADLPFEEVARLAAEWGYDGLEIAASGDHLDLARADEDDAYVQSRLDILDRHGLQVFAISNHLAGQAVCDDPIDFRHQAILRDYVWGDGDAEGVRQRAAEDMQRSARVARKLGVDTVVGFTGSSIWQYVAMFPPVPADRIDAGYEDFAKRWNPILDVFDGEGVRFAHEVHPSEIAYDYWTSVRTLEAIDRRKAFGFNWDPSHMLWQGVDPVAFIWDFQDRIFHVDCKDTRLRPANGRAGILGSHLPWGDPRRGWDFVSTGHGDMHWEDAFRALSAIGYDGPISIEWEDAGMDRLHGAAEAVTRIRELLWKLPTASFDAAFSNQ
- a CDS encoding DUF2332 domain-containing protein; this encodes MEDETAEAVIATRWLWFAEVEGDLRSPRYADWARGLAGDEDLLARLAPLTRIEQQPNLVLSAMRFAGVDPLLPWTWAQAVVHERWDAIEACVRTRRTQTNEARRLATLLPAFASQPQPLAIVEVGASMGLCLQPGRWSYAYETAAGERVLGDPAAPRLEARLDGAVPRMPDIAWSAGLDIHPLSAASDDDVRWLETLIWPIGDGEPNAERLDRLHAAVAIARAHGPTVRDGDLLDGTMALVDEARDRAATTVVFHTAVLAYVAAEGRAAFAETMRGSDATWISNEGLGVLPEVRVRLDALDAGPGAADFCIAVDEQPFALADAHGGWVRLLER
- a CDS encoding cold-shock protein — protein: MIADALATVQEWHADERWGRVVVESGDAVWVHFSAIEGRVLGALEVGEQVRVWCEPGLQQGEHQAERVVPMTGYDPNATRPTPPSEAYRSSLTIVDDPE